The following proteins are encoded in a genomic region of Glycine max cultivar Williams 82 chromosome 18, Glycine_max_v4.0, whole genome shotgun sequence:
- the LOC100305540 gene encoding heavy metal-associated domain-containing protein encodes MKKFVLRLDLPDDKAKQKALKTVSTLSGIDAISMDMKEKKLTVIGTVDPVNVVSKLRKYWQTDIVSVGPAKEPEKKEEPKKEEPKKEEEKKEEPKKEGEAKKEEEKKEEPKKEEEKKEETKKEEEKKEEEKKKEAPPPPPDPVLELVKAYRAYNPHMTTYYYVQSMEENPNACVIC; translated from the exons atgaag AAATTTGTACTCAGGTTAGATTTGCCAGATGACAAGGCAAAGCAGAAGGCCCTGAAAACAGTTTCAACACTTTCAG GGATTGATGCCATCTCTATGGATATGAAGGAGAAGAAACTAACAGTGATAGGAACAGTTGATCCAGTGAATGTGGTGAGCAAACTCCGCAAGTACTGGCAGACAGACATAGTCTCAGTAGGTCCAGCAAAGGAGCCTGAGAAGAAAGAGGAGCCAAAGAAGGAAGAGCCAAAGAaggaggaagagaagaaagaggAGCCAAAGAAGGAGGGTGAAGCCAAAAAGGAAGAGGAGAAAAAGGAAGAGcctaagaaagaagaagagaagaaagaagagacaaagaaagaagaagagaagaaagaagaggagaagaagaaagaggcaCCTCCCCCACCCCCAGACCCAGTTTTAGAGCTGGTCAAGGCTTATAGGGCTTATAACCCCCACATGACCACATACTATTATGTTCAAAGCATGGAAGAGAATCCCAATGCTTGTGTCATTTGTTAA